The genomic region TATCGGTGTGCTCGCTCCCGTCTGTCTGGTCCTCGGCCGGGCGGTGCAGAACGTCTCCAACTCCGGCGAATTCCAAGCGGCCTGCACATTCATCGTCGAGCACTCCCCGGCCGACCGCCGGGCGACGACCGGCGCCGTCCAGTACATGACCGCCGGTCTCGGAATCCTGTCTGCCACGCTGGTGGCAACCACCCTCACCGCCGTCTTCCCGAAGGAGGTGGTGGCCGACTGGGCATGGCGCATCCCGTTCCTGCTCGGGGCGGCACTCTGTCTCTACGGCTTCCGCCTGCGGCGCACGGTTCCGGAGAGCCCGCTCTTCACCACACTGCAGTCCACAGGCAAGGTCGAGCGAAAGCCGCTGCGGACGGCCGCGAAACGGTACCCGCGAAGCCTCTTTCTGGTGATGGTGATTCAGTTCAGCCAGGTCACGTACTTCACCTGGCAGGTCTTCCTGCCCACGTACGCACACCTGGTGGGGAAGTTCCCGCTGACGACCGGTCTGGCCCTGAACTGCGTCGCTCTGGCGGCCTTCGTGCTCGTGCTACCACTGGTCGGCATGGTCTCGGACCGGAAGACCGGGCGACGTCCGCTGATCATCGCCGAAGCCCTGGGCTTCGCGATCCTCGCGTACCCGATGCTGCGCCTGTTGCAGCATCCGACCCCGCTCACCTACCTGCTGGTGGCGGTGGCCGGCAATGCGCTGCTCGCCCTCACCTACGGCAACGTCGCCGCGGTGTTCTGCGAGCTTTTCCCCACAGGTGTACGAACCTCCGGCGTCGGCCTGGCCTACAACGTCGCCGTCACGGTCTTCGGCGGAAGCGCGCCCATCCTCGCCACCTGGACCATCGCCAACGACCATCCACTCGCTCTCGCCTACTACATCGTCGCACTGGAAATGACGGCTGCGATCATCTTTCTCGCCCTGCTGCCGGAGACCCGTGGGACGAGACTCGAGACCAAGTGACCCTCGCACACGGACCGGCGCGATACAGGTCCGCCGTGGATCCGCGTAGTCAGAGTTGAGGGAGCGACTCCAGGCCCGTGGCCGGGCCGACCACCGGCCTTTCGGTGTGGAGCAACACGTCTGACATCCCATCACAGGGATGGCAACGCACTCCACATGATGAGTCATCGAGAACAAGTCGATCAGAGCCCAGACGATCAATCTGTGACGGCTGTGACGGCCTCGCATTCGCGGCCGTCACGGAAGACGACAGCGAACGGTCGGCGCCGGGCTGAACCGACCCGGCATCCCCGACCACTTCGGCGCACCGCCCGGCCGCCGCGGGGCCCGCCGTTCGTCTCCGTTTCGGAACGCGTCGTCATGTACAGCGCGCTCGACGTTGAGGAATGGCTGCTCGGCCGCCGGACCGTCCCTGGCCGAGAAGCCTGATGGCCGAGAAGGTCATTGTTCCGGTCGGTGTCCGGCTCTCCACCGACATCGAGTATCGGCCCGATCGCCCCGATCCTTACCGAGCGCGGGTCCGCTGGTTCGATCCGGCTACGAAGCGGCGCCTGCCCCTGTCGGAGGGAAAGGCGGATGAGGACGAGGAGACGGTACGGCGCCAGACCACGCCTGCGCCCGGCGGACTCACCGACAAGGGCACCAAGGGCACCAAGGGCAAACGTGCCCGGAAGGTTCCCATCATCGAGGAGATCCGCCCGCTCGTGGCCCAGCGCATCCTCTCGGCCGGCCCCGCCCCTGACGCGCGTCTGTTCACCGGCCCACGCGGAGGACGCATCTCCACCGCGGTCCTGCGCGACGCGACCCACTGGGACGAGGTGGTCACCCAACTCGGCTACGAGCACCCACGCCGGCACGATCTCCGCCACACGGGACTGACCTGGCTCGCGGACGCCGGAGTCCGCATCCACGTCCTGCGCAGGATCGCGGGCCACGGTTCGCCGACGACCACTCAGCGCTACCTGCACCCGGATGTCCACAAGATCACGGCCGCCGGTACGGCACTCTCCGCACACCTCAGCGTGCTGCGCGCTCCGCGTTCCCTTCCCGCGACGGCTGTGCTCACCCGCTGACGCCGGTCAAGGCAGGCTGGTCCCCATCTGGTCCCCAGAAATGATCAAGGGGCGGTTTCGGATTGCTCCGAAACCGCCCCTCACCAGCGACTCTGTCGAGTCGGGACGACAGGATTTGAACCTGTGACCCCTTGACCCCCAGTCAAGTGCGCTACCAAGCTGCGCCACGTCCCGATGCGCTTCGTCGCGGTGAACCGCGTGATCGCGCGAACAGAACCTTACCTCACCACCCGTGGTCGCTTCGAAGGGGATGTGAGGCCAAGGGCAGGTGAGGCGAGGGACAATCGGTGCATGGGCAGCACTTCTGACGGCAGGCGGGACCGGGACTCCGAGGGGCGGGCGCGCAACGCGCGGCCCCGGGACGGGCTCGGGCGGCCCCTGCCGTACGGGGCTGACGGGGTGGAGCGGCAACCCGAAGGGGTGGTGCGTACGCCCGAGGAGACGGTCGTCGAGGCGCAGGCACTGCTGGCGGCGGGCAGGCCGTTCCACGCGCACGAGGTCTTCGAGGACGCGTGGAAGTCGGGTCCCGCGGAGGAACGGGCCCTGTGGCGGGGCCTGGCCCAGCTCGCGGTGGGGCTCACGCATGCGGCTCGGGGGAACGTGACGGGCGGGGCGCGGTTGCTGCGGCGGGGAGCCGGGGCGGTCGAGGAGTGGGCGGCGGGTGCCGACCGGTCGCGGCCGTACGGGCTGGAGTCGGCCGGACTGGCCGCGTGGGCGCGGGAGTTGGCGGACACCGTGGAGAAGGACGGGGCGGCTGTGGACGCGCGGGCGTGGGCGCCGCGGCTGCGTGGCGGCGGGGCCTGAGAGCGGGGAGGAAGACCGGGCCCCGGGCACCTCCCTCGGACGAGCCCGGAGCTCCTCCCCTGGACGCGGTGGCCGGGCTGTCAGTGGCGTGGGGCAGACTCGGGGTGTGCGAAAGATTCATGTCATCGGCATCGGGGCGGGCGATCCCGACCAACTGACCCTGCAGGCGGTCAAGGCGCTGAGGAGCACGGACGTGTTCTTCGTCCTCGACAAGGGCGAGGTGAAGTCGGACCTCGTCCAGCTGCGCCGTGACATTCTCGACGCGCATCTGCCGGAGGGGACGTACCGCCTGGTTGAAGCCCGCGACCCGGAGCGGGATCGGAAAGCGGGCGGTGCCGGCTACTCCCCCGCGGTCGGGGACTGGCGCAGTGCCCGCGCCGACATCTACGAGCGGCTGATCGCCGAGGAGTTGGGCGAGGACGAGAGCGGCGCGTTCCTCGTCTGGGGCGACCCCTCGTTGTACGACAGCACGCTGGGGATTCTGGAGGAGATCCTCGACCGGGGCTCGGTCTCCTTCGAACACGACGTGGTGCCGGGCATCAGCAGCGTCTCGGCGCTCGTCGCCCGCCACCGCACGGGGCTCAACCGCGTGGCCCGTCCCGTCCAGATCACCACGGGCCGCCGGCTCACCGAGGGCTTCCCAGAGGGTGTCGACGACGTGGTGGTCATGCTCGACGCCCACCAGGCGTTCCGGCGGTACGCCGACCAGGACATCGACATCTACTGGGGCGCGTACATAGGCACGCCCGATGAGATCCTCGCCTCCGGCCCCCTCGCGGAGACGGCCCCGCGCATCGCGGAACTGCGTGCGGAGGCGCGCGACCGCAAGGGCTGGATCATGGACACGTACCTGCTGCGCAGGCATCCCCGGGAGTAGGGCCTCGCCGGGGTGCCGGCCGCTGCCCAAACCCCTGCGGCGAGCGGCCCGCACCCATGCGGACAGCCCCGCATGCACACGCCACCACGCAGTGTGAAGCTGACCGGTGTGACGACCACCGACACCGCCGAACCGCCGTTCGCCGCTGAGCCGTCCGCCGCACAGCCTCCCGTGCTGGACAAGCGCCGCCGCAATGTCGTATTCGTGACGATCATGCTCGGCATGCTGCTGGCCGCGCTGGACCAGACGATCGTGGGCACGGCCCTGCCGACGATCGCGTCGGACCTCGGCGGTGCGGAGCACATGTCGTGGGTGGTGACCAGCTATCTGCTGGCGGAGACCGTCGCAACGGTGCTGGTCGGCAAGTTCGGTGACCTGTTCGGCCGCAAGGTGGTCTTCCAGGCGTCGGCGATCATCTTCATCACCGGCTCGTTCCTGTGCGGCCTCGCCTCGAACATGACGCTGCTGATCGTCTGGCGGGGCATGCAGGGCATCGGCGCGGGCGGTCTGATGGTCACCGCGATGGCCCTGATCGCCGACGTGATCCCACTGCGCGAGCGCGGCAAGTACCAGGGCGCCATCGGCGCCGTCTTCGGCGTCGCCACCGTCATCGGCCCGCTGCTCGGCGGCCTCTTCACCGACCACCTCACCTGGCGCTGGGCCTTCTACGTCAACGTCCCGATCGCGATCCTCGTCGTCGTGGCCGCCGCCCGCACGATCCTGGTCGAGGACCTGACCCAGGACGTCCCGACGGAGGCCCGCCCCAAGGCCCTGGCGGCGGCCCCGACGGGAAGCTGACGAGCACTCCGAGCGAGCGGTCCTGTCCCGCCTTCTACCCCGCCCCGAAGCCCAGCCGAGCCAGCGCCGACGCCACGTCCGGTTCGGCTCGTACCCCCTCCGGAAGTGGAGGGCGGTGTACGACCACGACCGGCAGTCCCCGTGCGCGGGCGGCCGTCAGTTTGGCCGAGGTTGCCGAGCCGCCGCTGTCCTTGGTGACCAGCACGTCGATGCGGTGGTCGCGCAGGAGAGCCGTTTCGGACGCCACCGTGAACGGGCCGCGCGCCAGCAGGACTTCCGTGTGGCGCGGCATCGGCGGTTCTGGTGGTTCCACCGAGCGGACGAGGTAGTGCAGTTCGGGCTCCCGTACGAAGGCCGCGAGGCCCAGGCGCCCCGTCGTGAGGAAGACGCGCCGGCCCAGGGGCGGGAGGAGGGCGGCGGCTTCGGTGAGGGATGAGGCCGGGTGCCAGCGGTCTCCGGGGACGGGGGTCCAGCCCGGGCGGCGCAGGACGACGGCCGGGACGCCGGTGACCGAAGCGGCCTGTACGGCGTTCTCGGTGATGCCCGTCGCGAAGGGGTGCGTGGCGTCGACCAGGGCGTCGACGTGCTCGGCGCGCAGCCACTCGGCGAGACCCTCCGCCCCGCCGAACCCCCCGATGCGTACGTCCCCGTCCAGGGCCCCCGGCCGGGACACGCGTCCCGCGAGCGACGTGGTCACCCGCACGCCGGGGCGTACCGCGAGCGACGCGGCCAGCTCACGCGCCTCGGTGGTCCCGCCGAGGACCAGGACATGCGGGGACATGGCACCGAGCGTACGGGGCTGGACGCCATCGCCAGTGCGCCGGTCTGCGCGTCCGCCGCTCTGCCCGCTTGCCCTTCTGTCCGCCCGCCGGGGTGGCCCCGGTCAGCCCAGGGCCCGGTCGAGGTTGAACGCCGCGCTGATCAGGGCGAGATGGGTGAAGGCCTGCGGGAAGTTGCCCTGCTGTTCGCCGGTGTGGCTGATCTCCTCGGCGTACAGGCCGAGGTGGTTCGCGTAGGTGAGCATCTTCTCGAAGGCCAGCCGCGCCTCGTCGAGTCGTCCGGCCCGGGTCAGCGCCTCGACGTACCAGAAGGAGCAGATCGAGAAGGTGCCCTCCTCGCCGCGCAGGCCGTCGGGGCTCGCGTTCGGGTCGTAGCGGTAGACCAGCGAGTCGGAGACCAGGTCCTCGGTGAGCGCGTCGAGCGTGGAGAGCCACTTCGGGTCGGTGGGCGAGATGAACTTGGTCAGCGGCATCATGAGCACCGCGGCGTCGAGGACGTCGTCGTCCTCGTGCTGGACGAACGCCTGCCTCGTCGGTGACCAGCAGCGTTTCATGATCCGTCGGTAGATCGTGTCTCGGGCGCCGCGCCAGCGCACGATGTCGGCGGGCAGGCCCCGGCGGGTGGCCAGCCTCATGGCCCGCTCGATCGCCACCCAGCACATGAGCCTGGAGTAGAGGAAGTTCTTGCGGCCGCCGCGCGTCTCCCAGACGCCCTCGTCGGGCTGGTCCCAGTGGTCGCAGACCCAGTCCACCAGCGCGCAGATGTCGTCCCACTGGTCGCTGGAGATCGGCTGGGCCCACTTGTCGTAGAGGTAGACCGAGTCGATGAGCGCTCCGTAGATGTCGAGCTGGAGCTGGTCGGCTGCCGCGTTGCCGACCCGGACGGGGGCGGAGCCCTGGTATCCCTCCAGGTGGGGCAGTTCCCGCTCGGGCAGGTCGGTGCGCCCGTCGATGCCGTACATGATCTGCAACGGGCCCGCGAGATGGCCGTCACCCGGGCTGATGTGCTTGGCCGCGAAGGCCATGAAGGACTGGGCCTCGCTCGTGAAGCCGAGCCTCAGCAGCGCGTACACGCAGAAGGCGGCGTCGCGCACCCACACATACCGGTAGTCCCAGTTGCGCTCACCGCCGAGCTGTTCGGGCAGGCTGGTCGTGGCCGCGGCCACGATCGCGCCGGTCGGCGCGTAGGTGAGCAGTTTGAGGGTCAGCGCGGAGCGGTGCACCATCTCCCGCCACCGGCCGCGGTATTGGGAGGCGGTCAGCCAGTGCCGCCAGAAGGCCACCGTGGCGGCGAACAGCTCCTGGGCCTCGGCGCGCGGACAGCGGCGGGGCGCGATGTCGCCGCTGACCTGGTCGAGGGCGAACACCGCCGACTCGCCCTCGTGGAGTTTGAAGTCCACCTTCGCGTCGAGCCCGTCGCATTCGAGCGGCTCCGTGGCGGTCAGCGCGAGGTTCAGGTTCGCGGACTCGAAGACCACCATGCCGTCGTACGGCCGTGCCGTGTGCGGCTGGGCCCCGTACTCGAACCGGGGGGCCACGCGCGCGCGGAAGGGGATCGAGCCGCGTACGCAGAGCACGCGGCGGATCAGCCGGTGTCGGTCCGCCTCGATCTCGTCGCCGTCCACCGGCATGAAGTCCTGGATCTCGCCCACGCCGTCCTCGGTGAAGAAGCGGGTGACCAGGACGTTCGTGTCGGGGAAGTAGAACTGCTTGGTCCGGGCCGGTACGGTGGCCGCCAGCTCGAAGGAGCCGCCCCGGTCCGCGTCGAGGATCGACGCGAAGACGCTGGGGGCGTCGAAGGACGGACAGCAGTACCAGTCGATCGTGCCGTTGGTGCCCACCAGGGCCACGCTGCGCAGATCGCCGATCAGGCCGTGCTCGGCGATCGGCAGATAGCGGGCGGATGCCGGTGGATCCTCGTGACCGGATACCGGTGGATCCTCGTGACCGGGCGCCTCGGACATGGCCGCAGCCTCCCTGCCCCGGGAACACACTGTTGACGCTTCCCAGCGTAGGCGCTCCGCTGGATCCGCGGTTGGTTTTGATCTGCGGTTCGTTTGGCGCGAGCCCGGTGGGGGCTGGTCGCGCCCCTCGGCGGAGCCGCGGATTGATACAGCCCCGCGCCCCTTACGGGGCTCGGGGATGCGGCGTCAGCGCAGGAGCAGCTGTGCTCCGCCCACCACCGTCGCCGCGATCACCAGCTGTTCGAACAGTCGCTGGTTGATCCGGTTCACCGCCCATTTCCCGATGAGCGCCCCCGGTACGACGAAGGCGGCGAGGGCGGCGTCCAGCAGCAGCGAGTTGCCGTCGATCAGGCCGAGGCCGACGCTGAAGGGGACCTTGGAGATGTTGACGATCAGGAAGAAGAAGGCCGAGGTCCCAAGGAAGCCGAGCTTCCGGAAACCCGCGGAGAGGAGGTACATCGACATCACCGGGCCGCCCGCGTTGGCGACCATCGTGGTGAAGCCGCCCAGTACGCCGTACGAGCGGGCCTTGATCCGGCCGGCTCGCGTGGCCACCGAGTCGGGTTCCTCCTCCGCCTCGGCCTTGCGGCGGCGCCAGATCGTGACCCCGGCCATCAGCAGCAGGATCGCGCCGATCGACGTCCGTACGACCTGGTCGTCGGCCCACATCAGGAACACCGTGCCGACGATCACTCCCGCCGCGACCGCCGGGAACAGTTTCCACAGTGTCGGCCAGTGCGCGTGCCGCCGGTAGGTGAGCACGGCGAGCACGTCACCGACGATCAGGATCGGCAGCAGGACGCCGGTCGACGCCCGGGCGGGCAGGACGGCCGCGAAGATGGCGAGGCTGACCGTGTTGGCTCCGCTCACGGCTGTCTTGGAGAAGCCGACGAGCAGGGCCGCGGCGGCGAGGGCGGCGAACTCCCACAGGGATATGTGCCAGAGCGTCATCGTGTTCATGCGGGGACCGATGCTATGCGCACGTATCCGATCGCGTCAGGACCGTCTCGACAGGTGGCCCCTGCCGCCACCACAGGCACGCGCCGGCCGCCGCCGCGGGCACGCGCTATGGACCGCTTCCGCGCCCGCTGGAAAGATCGCTCTCGAACCTGCGCCGACGCCGATGGAGGACCCATGGCCGACTCCCGCGAGCACACCCTCACGGGCACCCGGGACACCGTCACCGCACGCGAGTGGCCGCGGGAGCGGCCACGGTACGTGGCGTTGCTGGTGCACGGCTACGGGGAGCACATCGGCCGGTACGAGTACGTGGCCGACGTCCTGCACGCGCACGGCGCGGCCGTGTTCGGCCCCGACCACATGGGGCACGGGAAGTCGGCGGGCGAGCGTGTGCTGATCGAGGACTTCGAGGACGTGGTGAGCGACGTCCACGCGGTGGAGCGGCTGGCCCGGGCCGCCCATCCCGGGGTGCCGGTCGTGCTGATCGGCCACTCCATGGGTGGACTCATCGCCGCGCGTTACGCCCAGCGGTACGGAGTCGGCCTGGCCGCGCTCGTGCTCTCCGGGCCGGTCATCGGCAGCTGGGACCCGCTGCCTCAGCTGCTCGCGCTCGATCCGCTGCCCGACACCCCCATCGACCCGGCCACGCTCTCCCGCGACCCGGCGGTCGGTGCGGCGTACGCGGCGGATCCGCTGGTCTGGCACGGGCCGTTCAAGCGCCCCACCCTGGAGGCCTTCGCGCACACCCTGGAGGACATCTCCAAGAGCGGTGACGTGGGCGCGCTTCCGCTGCTGTGGCTGCACGGGGACGACGACCGGATCGTGCCGCTGCCCGCCAGCCGCGCGGGTATCGAGGAGCTGCGCGGCGCCGAGTGGACCGAGCGCGTGTACGCGGGCGCGCGGCACGAGGTGTTCAACGAGACGAACAAGGACACGGTCCTCGCGGACGTGACGTCCTTCGTGGACAGGGTGCTGGCGGACTGAGTACGCACTGGCACGGAAGCGGGCCCCAGGGCCTCGAAATCGGGTGTTTTCGCTGATCCGCGCTGGGCACTCGGGCCCGCATGGAGTGGTTGTGGAGCGCGGCCTGCGCGGAGGAGGACCCTGAGCTGTTCTTCCCCGTGGGTACGACAGGCCCGGCGCAGCGGGACATCGCCGCCGCCAAGCGCGTCTGTGCCCGTTGCCCGGTGGCGGGCCAGTGCCTGGCGTGGGCACTCGCCACCGAACAGACCTCCGGTGTGTGGGGCGGTACGGCCGAGGAGGAGCGCGCCGCGCTGCTCCGTACGGTCCGTCGTCATCGAACGAGAAGAAGAAGTGCGCCCTGACCGTGGTGAGGAGGTTCTTCGGCCCGAGGGGTCCCGCCAGTTGCTGCGTAAACAGAGACGACGCTGCTGACGACACCTGAGGACCAAGGAGCAGGAGACGACACATGAGATTCCTGGAGCGCGAGCGCGCGGCCCTCACCAAGTTGCTGCCCGGCCTCGACGACGGTCTGCGGGCCGTCCCGCTGATGACGCTGGAAGGGCCGAAGAGCCCGGGGATCCGGTTGTTCCGGGAGAGCGGAGGGCCCGGGCTCCTGGCGCCGGCCTCCCTCCAGGGCAGAGGAGCCACGGCACTTGAGGCCCTGCGGGTGCAGCGCGCGCTGGGCAGCCGTTCGCCCTCACTGGCGGTGGCGACGACCATGCACCACTTCTCGATGGCCACACTGGTGGGGCTGAGCGACTCCGGCGAGGGACTGGAGTGGATGCTCGTCCAGGGCGTGGCGTCCGACAACCGTCTTTTGGCGTCCGGCTTCGCCGAGGGCCGCAGCGGCTCCGGCATCCTGTCGCCGTCGATGTCCGCGACGGTGACCGCGGAGGGCGTACGGATCAGTGGGGTGAAGCGGCCGTGCAGCCTGGCCCGTTCCATGGATCTGCTCACCGCCAGTGTGATGGTGCCGTGCGAGGACGGCGAGGGCCACGAGCTGGCCGTGGCCCTGGTGCCTGCCGACAGCGCGGGGCTGAGCGTCAGCGGCTTCTGGTCGAGCACATTCCTCGCGGGTGCCGAGAGCGATCAGGTCACCCTGGATGACGTCCTCGTACCGCCGGAACTGCTCGTACGGACCGCTTCGCCGGCCGGAGCCCGCCTCGACGAGGTGCAGACCGTCGGGCTGGTCTGGTTCGAGCTGCTGATGACCGGCAGTTATCTCGGCGCGGCGAGCGCGCTGGTGGAGCGGGTGCTGCTCAACGACCGTGTGCCCGAGGCCGAGCGGGTCCGTCTCCTGGTGGAGATCGAGGGCGCGGCGGGGGCGGTCGAGGGGCTCGCCCGGCGGCTGGACGAGTCCGCACCCGACGAGTCGGCGCTCGCCGACTCGCTGTACGCGCGCTACAGCGTGCAGGACGCTCTCGCGCGGATCGTGCCGCGGGCCGTCGAGCTGCTCGGGGGGCTCAACTTCATGACGTCGGACGAGGTGGGGTATCTCGCCGCGTGTTCCAACGGGCTGTCGTTGCATCCGCCTGCGCGGGTGCGGATGTCGGCGGCCTTGGCCGCCTATGTGGCGGATGGGCCGCTGACTGTCGCGTAGCGGTCCGCCAGGGCCTGTTCCTTTCCCCAACCCCGCCCCTTCCCGAAACTGGGGGGCTGCGCCCCCAGGTCCCCCTCCGCCCGGTTCGTCCGGTGCGGGTGAGTGGGGGCTGGGCGCGCAGTTCCCCGCGCCCCTGAAGGGCGGGCTGCGCCGCCCGATCCCGCGCAGCCACACAGCCGCACCCAACACACACCGCTCGCCCTACCGAGGGGAACTTCGCCATGCCTCAGAAACGTTCTGTTCTGCTTCTCACCGGGGGTGCCGGTGTGCTCGGGAGAGCGCTCGTCGACGAGTTGTCGCGGGACTTCGAGATCGTCTGTCTACGGCACCGCACACCGATGAACGACCCCCGGGTACGGGAGATCGGCGCCGACCTGTTGCAGCCCGAACTCGGCCTGCCGCAGGGGGACTTCGAACGGCTGGCGGCCGAGGTCGACCTGGTCGTGCACTGCGCCGCCGCCACCAACTGGAAGACCGAGCCCGACTCGATCCGGCGGGCCAACCTCGGCGGCACCGCCGGGATGCTCGACCTCTGTGTCCGGGCCGGCGCGCCGATGTACCACATGAGCACGGCGTTCGTCGCCAACCCGCTGGCCCCGGAGGAGCGGGAACGCTTCCCCGGTGCCGCCGCGTACCTCGCCTCCAAGACCGAGGCGGAGCAGTTGGTGCGCGACGCACCCGTGCCGGGTGTGATCCTGCGGCCTTCGGTGGTGATGGGCGACTCGGTGACCGGCCGTATCGCCGGGGTGCAGGGACTGACCCGGGTGCTCGCCGCCATCGTCAAGGGTCAGGTGCCGGTCGTACCGGGCTCGCCCGACGTGCGGATCGACATGGTGCCCCAGGACGTCATCGCCGGTGCCGTGGGGGATCTGGTGCGCGGCGGGGTCACGGACGGCGAGTACTGGCTGACGGCCGGAGCGCACTCCCTGTTGCAGCGCGAAGTGGTGGACGCCTGCCTGGAGTTCGCGGAACTGTACGGGCCCAGGCCACATCCGCCCCGGCTCGTTCCGCTGGAGTCCGTGCACCGACTGCTGCTGCCGCTCATCGAGGGACCCACCTTCCCGGAGTCGCTGCGCCGCCGCTTCCACACGTACGCGGAACTGCTGCTGGTCTTCCAGCGTGCCCTCCCCTTCGAGTCCTCCCTGGGGTCCCCGCACTGCGGCTCGGCCCCGTCGAAGGACGCCCTCAGGCAGGCGCTGGTCCGCAACCTGGCCGCCTGGTCCACCGGTCCCGGCGGCATGCGCGGCCGTCACCGCGCGCAGCCGTCCCGGGCCGCGGTCCCGATGCGGTCCGAGACAACGGGGACAACGGAGACAGAGGAGCTGGCCTCGTGACCGCTGCCCCGGCCGATGTCACGGCCAACACCCCGTCCCACGTCGCGGCCGACGTCCCGGTCACCGCGTCCGCCGCCGAGTCCACCGCCGACAGCGGCACCCATCGTGCGGACATCGCCCGGCTCTACCGCGAGCACCTCTCGGTCGGGCGGTCCGTGCTCGGGACCGTGCTCGGCGGCATGCTGGAGACGGCGGCCGACGGTGCCTGGATCTTCACCGACGACGGCCGCCGCTACCTCGACTTCGGCGGGTACGGCGTCTTCATCCTGGGGCACCGGCATCCCGCCGTCACCGCTGCCGTGCACCGCCAGCTGGACAAGCATCCACTGGCAAGCCGGGTCTTCCTGGAGCCGGTCGCCGCCCGCGCGGCACAGGCCCTGGCCGCGCGAACCCCGTACGGCCTCGACCACGTGCACTTCGTCAACTCCGGGGCGGAGGCGACCGAAACGGGTCTGAAGCTGGCCCGGGCCCATGGGCACACCGCGCTCGTCAGCACGGCCGGCGGCTATCACGGCAAGACCCTGGGGGCGCTGAGCGCCACCGCCAACCCGAAGTACCAGTTGCCCTTCCGGCCGCTGCTGCCGGACAGCACGGTGGTTCCCTACGGGGACGCGGACGCCATGGCACCCGTGCTGGCCCGGCTCGGCGACCGGGCCTGCGTGATCGTCGAGCCGGTACAGGGCGAGGGCGGCGTACGCGTTCCGCCGCCCGGCTATCTGGCCGAGGTGGGGCGGCTGTGCCGGACGTACGGGGCCTTCCTGATCGTCGACGAGATCCAGACGGGCC from Streptomyces sp. NBC_00878 harbors:
- a CDS encoding WhiB family transcriptional regulator yields the protein MEWLWSAACAEEDPELFFPVGTTGPAQRDIAAAKRVCARCPVAGQCLAWALATEQTSGVWGGTAEEERAALLRTVRRHRTRRRSAP
- a CDS encoding acyl-CoA dehydrogenase family protein; translated protein: MRFLERERAALTKLLPGLDDGLRAVPLMTLEGPKSPGIRLFRESGGPGLLAPASLQGRGATALEALRVQRALGSRSPSLAVATTMHHFSMATLVGLSDSGEGLEWMLVQGVASDNRLLASGFAEGRSGSGILSPSMSATVTAEGVRISGVKRPCSLARSMDLLTASVMVPCEDGEGHELAVALVPADSAGLSVSGFWSSTFLAGAESDQVTLDDVLVPPELLVRTASPAGARLDEVQTVGLVWFELLMTGSYLGAASALVERVLLNDRVPEAERVRLLVEIEGAAGAVEGLARRLDESAPDESALADSLYARYSVQDALARIVPRAVELLGGLNFMTSDEVGYLAACSNGLSLHPPARVRMSAALAAYVADGPLTVA
- a CDS encoding SDR family oxidoreductase; protein product: MPQKRSVLLLTGGAGVLGRALVDELSRDFEIVCLRHRTPMNDPRVREIGADLLQPELGLPQGDFERLAAEVDLVVHCAAATNWKTEPDSIRRANLGGTAGMLDLCVRAGAPMYHMSTAFVANPLAPEERERFPGAAAYLASKTEAEQLVRDAPVPGVILRPSVVMGDSVTGRIAGVQGLTRVLAAIVKGQVPVVPGSPDVRIDMVPQDVIAGAVGDLVRGGVTDGEYWLTAGAHSLLQREVVDACLEFAELYGPRPHPPRLVPLESVHRLLLPLIEGPTFPESLRRRFHTYAELLLVFQRALPFESSLGSPHCGSAPSKDALRQALVRNLAAWSTGPGGMRGRHRAQPSRAAVPMRSETTGTTETEELAS
- a CDS encoding aspartate aminotransferase family protein, which gives rise to MARLYREHLSVGRSVLGTVLGGMLETAADGAWIFTDDGRRYLDFGGYGVFILGHRHPAVTAAVHRQLDKHPLASRVFLEPVAARAAQALAARTPYGLDHVHFVNSGAEATETGLKLARAHGHTALVSTAGGYHGKTLGALSATANPKYQLPFRPLLPDSTVVPYGDADAMAPVLARLGDRACVIVEPVQGEGGVRVPPPGYLAEVGRLCRTYGAFLIVDEIQTGLGRLGTWWGMDGERVSPDVLLVGKGLSGGVVPVAAAVATAAAYRPFSRDPYLHTSTFAASPIACAAALAAVETLDREDIVGRAAALGDRLLADVRAVCAPYAGGLVREVRGRGLLIGLEFTADQAVGELILELVARGVLVNHSLNATRVLRLTPPAIAGEEEVRLFLAALAEALRVVAARVGPAPE